One segment of Nostoc piscinale CENA21 DNA contains the following:
- a CDS encoding ATP-dependent 6-phosphofructokinase — translation MGKSKRIGILTSGGDCSGLNAVIRAVVHCASGKGWEVLGIRQATLGLMAQPPQVTKLEIEQVDPLLTSGGTMLGTTNKGDPFAFPMPDGSFCDRSSEIIAGYHQLGLDALIGIGGDGSLAILRRLAQQGGINLVGIPKTIDNDIGITEHAIGFDTAVNIATEALDKLHFTAASHSRVMILEVMGRDAGHIALAAGIAGGADVILIPEILYSMDDICYHIKNRQEDGKNYCLVIVSEAVRTQEGETRTLTNRLGQSRYGGIGEYLADQISDRIGAETRVTVLGHIQRGGTASPLDRLVASAFGVAAVNLIEEGKYDHMVAWQNRQVITVPIEEAIAQYKAVNPEDTLVQTARGLGIYLGE, via the coding sequence ATGGGTAAAAGTAAGCGTATAGGCATTCTTACCAGTGGCGGAGATTGCTCTGGTTTGAATGCAGTCATCAGAGCGGTTGTTCATTGTGCTAGTGGTAAAGGTTGGGAAGTCTTAGGCATTCGACAAGCAACTCTAGGATTAATGGCACAGCCACCACAAGTTACTAAATTAGAAATTGAGCAAGTTGATCCGTTATTAACTTCTGGTGGCACAATGTTAGGCACTACTAATAAAGGTGATCCTTTTGCTTTTCCTATGCCTGATGGTAGTTTTTGCGATCGCTCATCAGAAATCATTGCAGGCTATCATCAATTAGGTTTAGATGCGTTGATTGGCATTGGTGGGGATGGTAGTTTAGCGATTCTGCGTCGCCTCGCACAACAAGGCGGGATCAACTTAGTCGGTATCCCAAAAACCATTGATAATGATATCGGTATTACTGAACACGCCATTGGCTTTGATACAGCCGTTAATATTGCGACTGAAGCATTAGATAAATTACATTTCACCGCCGCTTCCCATAGTCGAGTCATGATTTTAGAAGTCATGGGTCGTGATGCGGGACACATCGCCTTAGCTGCGGGAATTGCTGGGGGTGCAGATGTGATTTTAATTCCTGAAATCCTCTACAGTATGGATGATATCTGCTATCACATTAAAAACCGTCAAGAAGATGGCAAAAACTATTGTTTAGTGATTGTTTCTGAAGCGGTGCGGACTCAAGAAGGGGAAACTCGCACCTTAACTAATCGCTTGGGTCAATCACGATATGGGGGAATTGGGGAATATCTAGCCGACCAAATTAGCGATCGCATCGGCGCAGAAACACGAGTCACCGTCTTAGGACACATCCAACGCGGTGGTACAGCTTCACCTTTAGATCGATTAGTCGCCTCTGCTTTTGGGGTAGCCGCAGTCAATTTGATTGAGGAAGGTAAATATGATCACATGGTTGCTTGGCAAAATCGCCAAGTGATCACCGTACCCATCGAAGAAGCGATCGCACAGTACAAAGCCGTCAATCCCGAAGATACTTTGGTTCAAACTGCTCGCGGTTTAGGTATTTATTTAGGAGAATAG
- a CDS encoding DUF262 domain-containing protein gives MSTFTIQANQLPIHKVFSDDFIFTIPLYQRPYAWTTEQAGELFEDLISALGDGDEKIDDINPYFLGSIVLIKGDTTDAKVIDGQQRLTTITLLLAALRASVSKEYKHILTKYLYQEDPFEPENNIYRLTLREKDTPFFKEYIQSESGLEKLNVLIDSKLSDSCKNLKQNVLLFLDKLKIIPEFQLLRFIQFLIKRCFIVLVSTPDIESGYRIFSVLNNRGLDLSHADILKAEIIGKIPSEYQDKYSEKWENVEERLGRDTFKSLFSHIRMIHSKLKLRESILKEFKRDVHPSPTEYPQQFIDKILLPLADAFYDIQHQVYEGSLWTDEINILFQWLQLIDNSDWIPPAIFYLSQNYHNPELLFRFFSDLDRLASCLMIQRANINERIERYSKLLHAIDNREDLDTPDSPLQLTYKEKENILKILNGDLYLIKKIRSYVLLRLDSALAEGKPAYTFSNITVEHVLPQNPSADSEWLTLFPTQEDKEKYVHRLGNLVLLSSGKNSMAQNFDFETKKQKYFTTKKGICNFALTTQVLMEKEWTSEIIEKRQKVLIDKLKELWRL, from the coding sequence ATGAGTACATTTACCATTCAAGCTAATCAACTTCCTATTCACAAAGTATTTAGTGATGATTTTATTTTTACGATTCCTCTATATCAGCGTCCCTATGCTTGGACAACGGAACAAGCAGGAGAACTTTTTGAAGATTTAATCAGTGCTTTGGGAGATGGTGACGAGAAGATTGATGATATTAATCCATACTTTTTAGGTAGTATTGTACTTATTAAAGGAGATACAACAGATGCTAAAGTCATTGATGGTCAACAGCGTTTGACTACAATTACTTTACTATTAGCTGCTTTAAGAGCATCGGTTAGTAAAGAATATAAACATATATTAACTAAATATCTATACCAAGAAGATCCTTTTGAACCAGAAAATAATATTTATAGGTTGACTTTACGTGAAAAAGATACACCATTCTTTAAAGAATATATTCAATCTGAAAGTGGTCTTGAAAAATTGAATGTTTTGATTGATAGCAAACTATCGGATAGTTGTAAAAATCTAAAGCAAAATGTCTTGCTTTTTCTAGATAAGCTGAAAATTATCCCAGAATTTCAACTTCTTCGCTTTATTCAGTTTCTTATTAAACGTTGCTTTATAGTATTAGTGTCAACCCCAGATATTGAATCTGGTTATCGAATATTTTCAGTGTTGAATAATCGAGGTCTTGATTTATCACATGCTGATATTTTAAAAGCAGAGATTATTGGAAAAATCCCCTCAGAATATCAGGATAAATATAGTGAGAAATGGGAAAATGTAGAGGAAAGATTGGGGCGTGATACATTCAAAAGTCTCTTTTCTCACATTAGAATGATTCATAGTAAATTAAAACTACGTGAAAGCATACTCAAAGAGTTTAAGAGAGATGTTCATCCATCACCTACAGAATACCCTCAGCAGTTTATTGATAAGATTTTACTGCCTTTAGCTGATGCTTTTTATGATATCCAGCATCAAGTTTACGAAGGAAGTTTATGGACAGATGAAATTAATATATTATTCCAATGGTTGCAATTAATTGACAATTCCGATTGGATACCACCAGCTATTTTTTATTTATCGCAAAATTATCATAATCCTGAATTGTTATTCCGATTCTTTTCAGATTTAGATAGGCTGGCTTCTTGTTTAATGATTCAGCGTGCTAATATCAATGAACGTATTGAACGTTATAGCAAGTTACTACATGCTATTGATAATCGAGAAGATTTGGATACACCAGACTCACCATTACAATTGACTTATAAAGAAAAAGAAAATATCCTCAAAATTCTAAATGGCGACCTTTATTTAATCAAGAAAATCAGAAGTTATGTTTTGCTGCGCTTAGATTCTGCCCTTGCCGAAGGAAAGCCTGCTTATACTTTTTCTAATATTACAGTTGAACACGTACTACCACAAAATCCATCTGCTGATAGTGAGTGGTTAACCTTGTTTCCTACTCAGGAAGATAAGGAAAAATATGTACATCGGTTAGGTAATTTAGTTTTATTATCTTCTGGTAAAAATAGCATGGCTCAAAACTTTGATTTCGAGACTAAAAAGCAGAAATATTTTACGACTAAGAAAGGTATTTGTAATTTTGCACTCACTACACAAGTGTTGATGGAAAAAGAATGGACATCTGAAATTATTGAAAAAAGGCAAAAAGTTTTAATTGACAAGTTGAAAGAACTTTGGCGTTTATAA
- the cobG gene encoding precorrin-3B synthase: protein MHREGVEKLVSGFTACPGLFYATSAQDGILSRLRIPGGILNSKQCQAIAAIADMYGGGYVDVTNRANLQIREISKGISSEVLQQLQDLGIGSHNSAIDHIRNIMTSPTAGIDPEELIDTRPFVQSWDAYLAEHSELSALSAKFSVCFDGGGKVSVSDRLNDILLRAELSDTQVYFRLYLSFIKSKPPIDTGIILLPEQCLSVLAALADIYLQHTDVQLKRKPRLQEVINSLGYENYLQQVEQRLTFTLQRSQPSPATKEVGFWHIGTHPQRQENLFYIGVVLPLGRLESQQLRRLGDLAAKYGNGTTRLTPWQNLLITDIPQGCVIDVENEIADLGLDFTVTNIKSSLVACSGKRGCAASATDTKGHALALADYFKNRVQLNRPINIHLSGCAKSCAQHHQGDITLLGVSDRNIETYHIYVGDHDSHEKFGRQIYQNVSFTELPARIEQMLTVYKNHRLHHDESFTEFVNRYETTQLKQLFKIPNICVHLRSSVVVN from the coding sequence TTGCACAGAGAAGGAGTTGAGAAGTTGGTTTCGGGATTTACAGCCTGTCCGGGGTTATTCTACGCTACATCTGCCCAAGATGGAATTTTATCTCGCCTGAGAATACCTGGTGGGATACTTAATAGTAAACAATGTCAGGCGATCGCAGCGATCGCAGATATGTACGGTGGTGGTTATGTGGATGTCACGAATCGCGCTAACCTGCAAATCAGAGAAATTAGCAAAGGTATCAGCAGCGAAGTTTTACAACAGCTACAGGATTTGGGTATAGGCTCTCACAATTCCGCTATAGACCACATCCGTAATATTATGACCAGTCCGACAGCAGGTATCGATCCTGAAGAATTAATCGACACTCGTCCTTTCGTTCAAAGCTGGGATGCTTATTTAGCAGAACATTCGGAACTATCAGCACTCTCGGCTAAGTTTAGTGTTTGCTTTGATGGCGGCGGTAAAGTTTCGGTAAGCGATCGCCTCAATGATATCCTGTTGAGGGCTGAGTTAAGCGACACTCAAGTTTACTTCCGCTTATATCTAAGTTTCATCAAAAGCAAACCACCCATTGATACAGGAATTATCTTGTTACCAGAACAATGTTTGTCTGTTTTGGCAGCTTTAGCAGATATTTATTTACAACATACTGATGTTCAACTTAAGCGCAAGCCACGCTTACAAGAAGTTATCAACAGTTTGGGATATGAAAATTATCTTCAGCAAGTTGAACAGCGTTTAACTTTTACTTTGCAGCGTTCTCAACCTTCCCCAGCAACAAAAGAAGTAGGTTTCTGGCATATTGGTACTCATCCCCAACGCCAGGAAAATTTATTTTATATTGGTGTAGTCTTACCGCTTGGTCGGTTAGAAAGTCAGCAGTTGCGGCGTTTGGGTGATTTAGCCGCCAAATATGGTAATGGAACCACCAGACTCACACCTTGGCAAAATTTACTCATCACTGATATTCCCCAAGGGTGCGTTATTGATGTTGAAAATGAAATAGCAGACTTAGGCTTAGATTTCACCGTCACTAATATTAAAAGTTCATTAGTTGCTTGTTCTGGTAAACGCGGTTGTGCGGCTTCAGCTACCGATACTAAAGGTCATGCTTTAGCATTAGCCGATTATTTCAAAAATCGTGTTCAGCTAAATCGCCCGATTAACATTCACCTGAGCGGCTGTGCAAAATCTTGCGCCCAACATCATCAAGGTGACATCACTTTACTGGGTGTGAGCGATCGCAACATAGAAACCTATCACATTTACGTCGGCGATCATGATAGTCACGAAAAATTCGGTCGCCAAATCTATCAAAACGTAAGTTTTACAGAATTACCTGCACGGATAGAACAAATGCTCACAGTGTATAAAAATCATCGCCTGCACCATGACGAATCTTTTACCGAATTTGTCAATCGATACGAGACTACCCAACTAAAACAGTTATTTAAGATTCCCAACATCTGTGTTCATCTGCGTTCATCTGTGGTTGTTAATTGA
- a CDS encoding precorrin-2 C(20)-methyltransferase yields MTTKGRLYGVGVGPGDPELLTIKALRLLQAAPVIAYQSATDKESIARAIVSQYLTGNQIEVAFHLPRALEPEKAKAIYDQEVEPIAQHLAAGRDVVVLCEGDPFFYGSFMYVYTRLSQHYHTEVVPGVSSLMACPVALGVPFTYYNDILTVLPAPLPAEELITQLLTTDAAAIMKLGRHFTKVRNILHQLGLASRALYIERATMTQQKIVPLDEVNPAEVPYFAMIVIPSKNRL; encoded by the coding sequence ATGACAACCAAAGGCCGTCTGTATGGAGTTGGTGTAGGCCCTGGCGACCCCGAACTGTTAACTATTAAAGCACTGCGGCTGTTGCAGGCTGCACCTGTAATTGCCTATCAATCAGCCACCGATAAAGAGAGTATAGCGCGGGCGATCGTTTCCCAATATTTAACAGGCAACCAAATCGAAGTCGCCTTTCACCTCCCCCGCGCCTTAGAACCAGAAAAAGCCAAAGCCATTTACGACCAAGAAGTTGAGCCAATTGCCCAACACCTCGCGGCTGGACGTGATGTCGTTGTACTGTGTGAAGGCGATCCGTTTTTCTACGGCTCATTCATGTATGTATACACACGCCTATCTCAGCACTACCACACAGAAGTTGTTCCTGGTGTTTCCTCTCTCATGGCTTGTCCTGTAGCTTTAGGTGTACCCTTCACCTACTACAACGATATTCTCACCGTTTTACCAGCCCCACTCCCAGCCGAAGAACTCATTACCCAACTGCTAACCACCGATGCCGCCGCAATCATGAAACTAGGCCGTCACTTTACCAAAGTACGAAACATCTTGCATCAATTAGGACTAGCATCACGAGCATTATATATTGAGCGTGCAACTATGACACAGCAGAAAATTGTCCCCTTAGATGAAGTTAATCCGGCGGAAGTACCTTATTTCGCCATGATTGTTATCCCCAGCAAAAATCGCCTATAG
- a CDS encoding precorrin-8X methylmutase, translated as MSDYIRNANEIYRNSFSIIRSEANLDALPLDVAKVAVRLIHACGMTDIVTELGYSPTAVQSARAALKAGAPILCDCRMVAEGVTRRRLPANNEVICTLNYPEVPKLAQKLGNTRSAAALELWQSHLENSVVAIGNAPTALFRLLEMLDEGAPKPAVILGFPVGFVGAAESKAALAADSRNVPFMTLYGRRGGSAIAAAAVNALATEEE; from the coding sequence ATGTCCGACTATATCCGCAACGCTAACGAAATCTACCGTAATTCTTTTTCCATCATTCGCTCAGAAGCTAACTTAGATGCACTGCCGCTAGATGTAGCAAAAGTTGCTGTACGTCTAATTCATGCCTGTGGAATGACGGATATTGTGACTGAATTGGGATATTCACCCACAGCAGTACAATCAGCACGCGCCGCACTCAAAGCCGGCGCACCAATTTTATGTGATTGTCGGATGGTGGCGGAGGGAGTTACTAGGCGGCGACTACCAGCCAATAACGAAGTTATCTGCACCTTGAATTATCCCGAAGTCCCAAAACTCGCCCAAAAACTTGGTAATACAAGGTCAGCCGCAGCTTTAGAATTATGGCAATCGCATCTAGAAAACTCAGTCGTAGCCATTGGTAATGCACCCACCGCCCTATTTAGGTTACTCGAAATGCTAGACGAAGGAGCGCCGAAACCGGCGGTGATTTTGGGTTTCCCTGTGGGATTTGTGGGTGCAGCAGAATCAAAAGCCGCCTTAGCAGCAGATAGCCGGAATGTACCATTTATGACATTATATGGTCGGCGGGGTGGTAGTGCGATCGCCGCCGCCGCAGTTAACGCCTTGGCAACGGAGGAAGAATAA
- a CDS encoding type II toxin-antitoxin system VapC family toxin, whose amino-acid sequence MNGNRYLLDTNAIIALLQGNSQLLQLLQNADWIGISIISQLEFLAFSGLSPSDIQVFQQFLQRVEVVSLMAGDTVLIQRIIQLRQQYRLKLPDAIVAAMAIQTNAKLVTADQEFAKVSPITVISW is encoded by the coding sequence ATGAATGGTAATCGCTATTTGTTGGATACCAATGCGATCATCGCACTCCTACAAGGTAATTCACAACTACTGCAACTTTTACAAAATGCTGATTGGATAGGCATTTCGATTATTAGTCAACTTGAATTTCTGGCATTTTCTGGGTTGAGTCCTAGCGATATCCAAGTTTTTCAGCAATTTCTTCAAAGAGTTGAAGTTGTTAGTTTAATGGCTGGTGATACAGTGTTAATTCAGCGAATTATTCAACTTCGACAGCAATATCGTCTAAAACTACCAGATGCGATCGTCGCAGCAATGGCAATTCAAACAAATGCAAAACTGGTAACTGCGGATCAGGAATTTGCGAAAGTATCGCCTATCACAGTTATTAGTTGGTAG
- the thrB gene encoding homoserine kinase, producing the protein MSVISSVTVKVPATTANLGPGFDCIGAALRLCNQFKFTRIDKGGLTIRVTGAEAERVQTDESNLLYQAFLKLYQHIDQTPPPVKIEIDLGVPLARGLGSSATAIVGGLVAANQLAGEPLSQVQVMEIAIAMEGHPDNVVPALIGGCRLAATSETGWEICDVPWHENIIPVVAIPDFELSTSEARRVLPTEFSRADAIFNTAHLGLLLRGLETGNPKWLKAALQDKLHQPYRKALIPGYDAVNAAAVAAGAYGMVISGAGPTLLALSDVAHSQAVELAMVSAWKAAGIDAEVRSLALDTKGATYKTEARD; encoded by the coding sequence ATGTCTGTTATTTCTTCTGTTACGGTTAAGGTTCCCGCTACAACTGCTAATCTGGGGCCTGGTTTTGATTGCATCGGTGCAGCTTTGAGGCTTTGTAACCAGTTTAAGTTTACACGCATAGATAAAGGCGGTTTAACTATTCGTGTCACTGGTGCAGAAGCAGAACGAGTGCAAACTGATGAAAGTAATTTACTTTATCAGGCGTTTTTGAAGTTATATCAACATATAGATCAGACACCGCCGCCTGTGAAAATCGAGATTGATTTAGGTGTACCACTGGCGCGGGGTTTGGGTAGTTCAGCGACAGCAATTGTCGGTGGTTTGGTTGCAGCAAATCAACTAGCGGGTGAACCTCTATCTCAGGTGCAGGTGATGGAGATTGCGATCGCAATGGAAGGACATCCTGATAATGTAGTTCCGGCATTAATTGGGGGATGTCGTCTAGCTGCTACTAGTGAAACTGGTTGGGAAATTTGTGATGTGCCTTGGCATGAAAATATCATCCCAGTAGTAGCAATTCCAGATTTTGAGTTGTCTACCTCAGAAGCGCGGCGTGTTTTACCCACCGAATTTAGCCGTGCAGATGCAATTTTCAATACTGCCCATTTAGGGTTATTGTTACGCGGCTTGGAAACTGGAAACCCAAAATGGCTAAAAGCAGCTTTACAAGATAAGTTGCATCAGCCTTATCGTAAAGCTTTGATTCCTGGTTACGATGCTGTGAATGCGGCGGCGGTGGCGGCTGGCGCTTATGGCATGGTGATTAGTGGTGCAGGGCCGACACTGTTGGCTTTATCTGATGTGGCACATTCCCAAGCTGTAGAGTTGGCAATGGTTTCAGCCTGGAAAGCGGCAGGAATTGATGCCGAGGTGCGATCGCTTGCTTTAGACACCAAAGGCGCAACATATAAAACAGAGGCTAGAGACTAG
- a CDS encoding NAD(P)H-quinone oxidoreductase subunit 4, which translates to MNAMEFPWLTAIIALPLVAALAIPIIPDKEGKTVRWYGLGVAIADFSLMIYAFWSSYDFQSSTYQFVEKYSWVPQIGLNWSVAVDGLSMPLILLTGLINTLAIFAAWKVTNKPRLFYGLMLVMYSAQLGVFLAQDLLLFFLMWEIELVPVYLLISIWGGAKRRYAATKFILYTAAASIFILVAGFAMAFSGDTFTFDIASLGMKQYPKAFELLVYAALLIAFGVKLPIFPLHTWLPDAHGEASAPGSMILAGVLLKMGGYALIRFNIEMLPNAHVYFAPVLAILGVVNIVYGACCAFAQTNLKRRLAYSSIAHMGFVLIGLASYTEVGISGAVLQMVSHGLIAASLFFLSGVTYERTHTLMMDKMGGIGKVMPRTFALYTAGAMASLALPGMSGFVGELMVFLGIATSDVYSSSFKIVVVLLSAVGVILTPIYLLSMLRQVFYGKQSEELHLDAVVPDVKPRELFITASLLLPIIGIGLYPKLATQTYDVKTVEIATHARQVLPVVARQQPASLYSQIFTAPTLANAQVDSLVNISK; encoded by the coding sequence ATGAATGCTATGGAATTTCCTTGGCTAACTGCCATAATTGCCTTGCCCTTGGTGGCTGCCCTAGCCATCCCCATAATTCCAGACAAAGAAGGAAAAACAGTCCGTTGGTATGGTTTAGGTGTAGCGATCGCGGACTTTTCCTTAATGATTTACGCCTTTTGGAGCAGCTACGACTTCCAAAGTTCAACTTACCAATTCGTCGAAAAATACTCCTGGGTTCCCCAAATCGGTTTAAATTGGTCTGTAGCAGTTGACGGCTTATCGATGCCCCTCATCTTGTTAACAGGCTTAATCAACACCCTCGCAATCTTCGCGGCTTGGAAAGTAACCAACAAGCCGCGATTGTTTTATGGGTTGATGTTGGTGATGTACAGCGCCCAGTTGGGTGTGTTTCTTGCCCAAGACTTGCTCTTGTTCTTCCTGATGTGGGAAATCGAGCTAGTTCCTGTATACCTGCTAATTTCCATTTGGGGTGGTGCTAAACGCCGTTACGCTGCTACCAAATTTATTCTCTATACTGCTGCTGCTTCCATATTTATTCTTGTAGCCGGTTTTGCGATGGCGTTCTCTGGTGACACCTTCACCTTTGACATCGCATCTCTGGGAATGAAACAATATCCTAAAGCTTTTGAATTATTAGTTTACGCTGCTTTATTAATTGCCTTTGGTGTGAAGTTGCCAATCTTTCCCTTACACACCTGGCTACCCGATGCTCATGGTGAAGCATCTGCACCTGGTTCTATGATTTTGGCTGGCGTGTTGTTGAAGATGGGTGGTTATGCCTTAATTCGCTTCAACATCGAAATGTTACCTAACGCTCATGTTTACTTTGCTCCAGTTTTAGCAATCTTAGGTGTCGTTAATATTGTCTACGGTGCTTGTTGCGCCTTTGCTCAAACCAACCTCAAACGCCGCTTGGCTTACTCTTCTATCGCCCACATGGGGTTTGTGCTGATTGGTTTAGCTTCTTACACAGAAGTGGGTATCAGTGGAGCCGTGTTACAAATGGTTTCCCACGGTTTGATTGCTGCTAGTTTATTCTTCTTATCTGGTGTAACTTACGAACGCACCCACACCTTAATGATGGATAAAATGGGTGGCATTGGTAAGGTAATGCCAAGAACCTTCGCTTTGTATACTGCTGGTGCAATGGCTTCTCTGGCTTTACCTGGGATGAGTGGTTTCGTAGGCGAATTGATGGTTTTCCTCGGTATCGCTACCAGTGATGTTTACAGTTCCAGCTTCAAGATTGTAGTTGTACTACTTTCCGCAGTCGGTGTGATTTTGACACCAATCTACTTGCTGTCTATGCTGCGCCAAGTATTCTACGGCAAACAAAGCGAAGAGTTACATCTAGATGCTGTAGTTCCTGATGTTAAACCTCGTGAGTTGTTTATCACTGCTTCTCTGCTACTTCCCATCATCGGTATCGGTTTGTATCCCAAACTAGCAACGCAGACTTATGACGTGAAAACCGTAGAAATTGCTACTCACGCTCGCCAAGTTCTACCAGTTGTAGCTCGTCAACAACCAGCAAGCCTTTACTCTCAAATTTTTACTGCCCCAACTTTAGCTAATGCTCAAGTGGACAGTTTAGTTAATATTTCAAAGTAA